In Odocoileus virginianus isolate 20LAN1187 ecotype Illinois chromosome 5, Ovbor_1.2, whole genome shotgun sequence, a single window of DNA contains:
- the LOC110137510 gene encoding acetylcholine receptor subunit gamma-like isoform X1: protein MLLDKVSPAEEAGHQKDVFYLFIQRKLLFYVTNIIAPCVLISSVAILIYILPAKGTPSRPVWRPATSLPTPDTSRLTLTVWLFVQQ from the exons ATGCTGCTGGACAAGGTGTCCCCAGCCGAGGAGGCAGGCCACCAAAAGGACGTCTTCTACCTGTTTATCCAGCGCAAGCTTCTCTTCTACGTCACCAACATCATCGCACCCTGTGTCCTCATCTCCTCCGTGGCCATCCTCATCTACATCCTTCCTGCCAAGG gAACGCCATCCAGGCCTGTGTGGAGACCTGCAACCTCATTGCCCACGCCCGACACCAGCAGACTCACTTTGACAGT TTGGCTGTTTGTTCAGCAGTGA
- the LOC110137510 gene encoding acetylcholine receptor subunit gamma-like isoform X2 has translation MLLDKVSPAEEAGHQKDVFYLFIQRKLLFYVTNIIAPCVLISSVAILIYILPAKGTPSRPVWRPATSLPTPDTSRLTLTVDSSSF, from the exons ATGCTGCTGGACAAGGTGTCCCCAGCCGAGGAGGCAGGCCACCAAAAGGACGTCTTCTACCTGTTTATCCAGCGCAAGCTTCTCTTCTACGTCACCAACATCATCGCACCCTGTGTCCTCATCTCCTCCGTGGCCATCCTCATCTACATCCTTCCTGCCAAGG gAACGCCATCCAGGCCTGTGTGGAGACCTGCAACCTCATTGCCCACGCCCGACACCAGCAGACTCACTTTGACAGT ggacAGTTCAAGCTTTTGA